In the genome of Methylotenera mobilis JLW8, the window AATGCAGGTTTATTTGCGGTATCTATCCTGGCTAATCAAGATGCGGCGTTGTCTGCTAAGTTGGCAGAGTTTCGTACCAAACAAACAGAAAAAGTATTTAACATGGAGTTAAGCGACAAACCATGAGTCAATCTTCTATGATTCTTCCACCAGCGATGCTGGGTATGTTGGGTGGCGGTCAATTGGGCCGTTTTTTTGTGATTGCAGCCCATGAAATGGGTTATAAAGTCACGGTGCTAGATCCTGATCAGAACAGCCCTGCCGGCAAAATTGCTGATGTACATATTTGTGCCAAGTACGATGATGCCGCCGCATTGAAACAAATAGCAGAAACTTGCCAAGCAATTACCACGGAATTTGAAAACGTGCCTGCAGCAACATTAAAGACGTTGGCACAGTCGGTACCGGTGCGTCCGTCTGCTGATGCGGTGGCTATTGCGCAGCATCGCGTGAGCGAAAAGAATTTCCTGAAAGAAGCTGGCTTGCCAGTGGCGCCTTATGCAGTGATTGATGCTGAGTCGGACTTGCCTGCGGATGATAGTGAGATTTATCCCGCTATCCTGAAAGTGGCTAGATTTGGTTACGATGGCAAAGGTCAGGCGCGTGTTACTAACTTGAGCGAAGCTAAAGCGGCTTTTGCTGCATTCTCAGAAGAAGAATGTGTGCTGGAAAAAATGCTGAAGCTGGATTATGAAGTTTCTGTTGTGCTGGCGCGCGATGTGAATGGACATGTTGCCACTTTCCCAACGGCTGAAAATAGTCATTTGAATGGTATTTTGGATGTCTCTATCGTGCCGGCGCGTGGTAGTGATGCGGTAAATCACCAAGCACAAAAGTTGGCAATCAGTGTGGCTGAGAAGCTGCAATACACTGGCGTGCTGGGTGTGGAGTTCTTTGTGTGTGATGGCGAGTTGTTGGTGAATGAAATTGCACCGCGTCCACATAACTCAGGTCACTACACCTTGGATGCTTGTATTACTAATCAGTTTGAGCAGCAAGTGCGAGTGATGACAGGCTTGCCACTGGGTAGTAGCCGTCAGCACAGCCCTGCTGTGATGGTAAATCTGTTAGGTGACATTTGGCCAAATGAGGCGCCACAGATTGAGCCAGCTTGGCAGTTAGTGCTAGGGTTGCCTAGTCTTAA includes:
- a CDS encoding 5-(carboxyamino)imidazole ribonucleotide synthase — protein: MSQSSMILPPAMLGMLGGGQLGRFFVIAAHEMGYKVTVLDPDQNSPAGKIADVHICAKYDDAAALKQIAETCQAITTEFENVPAATLKTLAQSVPVRPSADAVAIAQHRVSEKNFLKEAGLPVAPYAVIDAESDLPADDSEIYPAILKVARFGYDGKGQARVTNLSEAKAAFAAFSEEECVLEKMLKLDYEVSVVLARDVNGHVATFPTAENSHLNGILDVSIVPARGSDAVNHQAQKLAISVAEKLQYTGVLGVEFFVCDGELLVNEIAPRPHNSGHYTLDACITNQFEQQVRVMTGLPLGSSRQHSPAVMVNLLGDIWPNEAPQIEPAWQLVLGLPSLKMHLYGKAEARAGRKMGHFTVLSTSRDDAIKLAMQVRSELKVGE